Proteins from a genomic interval of Uloborus diversus isolate 005 chromosome 4, Udiv.v.3.1, whole genome shotgun sequence:
- the LOC129220948 gene encoding RNA-binding motif protein, X-linked 2-like, with product MNPLTNVKNITKLNETELSAGTTNKKSWHDMYKESAWVFIGGLPYDLTEGDVLTVFSQYGEIVNINLVRDKKTGKTKGFCFLCYANQKSTVLAVDNFNGIKICGRTIRVDHVANYKPPKEDERDDELTRTLKAEGCAPKPIKTELAESVVKKPKKKKVKKVVKLFIWQNTLKKQMWHYKLE from the exons tCTCAC GAATGTTAAGAACATAACGAAGTTAAATGAAACTGAATTGTCTGCTGGTACAACAAATAAAAAGTCATGGCATGACATGTACAAGGAAAGTGCATGGGTTTTCATAGGAGGTTTGCCCTATGATTTAACTGAAGGTGATGTTTTGACAGTATTTTCACA gTATGGTGAAATAGTTAACATCAATTTAGTACGAGACAAAAAAACTGGCAAAACAAAAGGATTTTGCTTTTTGTGTTATGCAAATCAAAAAAGTACTGTACTGGCTGTTgataattttaatggaattaag ATATGTGGTCGAACCATAAGAGTTGATCATGTCGCAAATTATAAACCACCTAAAGAAGATGAACGGGATGATGAGCTTACGAGAACGTTGAAAGCAGAAGGTTGTGCTCCAAAGCCCATTAAAACAGAACTTGCTGAATCTGTTGTGAAGAAGCCAAAGAAGAAAAAGGTCAAGAAAG TCGTCAAACTCTTTATATGGCAAAATACATTGAAGAAGCAAATGTGGCATTATAAGTTGGAATAA